In Naumovozyma castellii chromosome 1, complete genome, one DNA window encodes the following:
- the SWI4 gene encoding SBF complex DNA-binding subunit SWI4 (ancestral locus Anc_7.409): MDSGKGGSVNNMILNETQSNHLAVNSKAIQRAGKHLGANLNLTPQSSQPTIEIAKYSDTEVYECYIKGFESRIVMRRTKDDWINVTQVFKIADFSKAHRTKVLEKESSDMMHEKVQGGYGRFQGTWIPLESALMLVQKYKINDPVVTTILHFKLDPANPPSKRSKNSVLRRTSPGTKITSPSSYNKTPKRKSLSSSQNNTTGSKKTKAKDMKYQANPSPLQNLVFQTPQQSHVSSASGQSMNSLNTTHLNLIETNAKKVNSNKSMSFGGISETPASNGYSTTQKPLQFYPIPTNITHQSKYATRSQPNLDTGYSRNDKNNDQHMPPFLTFVPENPQLAYDQVPSTLSNMNNIPTKSSFNRPNNNGIQSFESFHPQTFNNNKTIDNKSRKRPASLKKHSSKVLASKDHPILLQTLKEHSKTNKSAIDNTDISGGQKTRFNNYSNGSEIETFSGYEKPTPTTSASITPHYTESSLYSGAKLTGDEYKETILHVLASESHNEIDHTLFAKLYHPPPDFDINFEIDEQGHTPLHWATAMANVPLIKLLIILNANALQCNSLGFNCVTKSVFYNNCYKAGNFSEIISILRICLITPDSNGRLPLHYLVELSVNKTKDPIVIHSYIDMILQSLMEHDFPALKMCLNYQDTMGNTVLHLAALNVNLELCNKLCYMGASMDLPNIDDETPSTILAKFNMVPPTTSNIHRIKEEDASNQQVLNEKIISTRYNPEIDNRTMLKSESSSNKESVNTNKTESHLVDSIDVTENDDTHSETQHPTTINTILDELSPMHSLVTSSVIKDTKRTSHMLLEKSPMLYKRRSTFNDNKDSSLPNGTIHIDNTKKSPIEAIKRRKESRLTKIATRITQISTKLMTNINVEDNQLSNEIDTRESELGKINRSLSSNREHECEIFETLNKEDQGINSLEELSEKKEEMQTAVNSAKQTFIQSMEKGQALSLATLAQDEESEANVDDESPRFESLTVDSDRLKFAIEMTLLQFKRRSRLKGITEARCKINTSSKINKYRQLIGMTIENIDSKLDDIEKDLRGTI; encoded by the coding sequence ATGGATAGTGGGAAAGGCGGATCAGTTAATAATATGATTCTCAACGAAACGCAGTCAAACCATTTGGCCGTTAATTCGAAAGCTATCCAAAGAGCGGGAAAACATTTAGGAGctaatttaaatttgacaCCACAAAGCTCTCAACCAACCATTGAGATAGCCAAATATTCCGATACAGAAGTTTATGAATGTTACATCAAAGGTTTTGAATCTCGTATTGTTATGCGAAGAACTAAAGACGATTGGATTAATGTAACCCAAGTATTCAAAATTGCTGATTTCTCGAAAGCCCATAGGACCAAAGTTTTAGAAAAAGAATCAAGTGATATGATGCACGAGAAAGTACAAGGTGGGTATGGTAGGTTTCAAGGGACTTGGATTCCATTAGAATCAGCATTGATGCTAGTACAGAAATATAAAATCAATGACCCAGTGGTTACAACTATCTTACACTTCAAACTTGATCCGGCAAATCCTCCTTCAAAAAGAAGTAAGAACAGTGTTCTAAGGAGGACATCACCAGGGACCAAGATAACCTCACCATCTAGCTATAACAAAACgccaaagagaaaaagCCTTTCTTCATCCCAGAATAATACGACCGGATCCAAAAAAACCAAGGCTAAGGACATGAAATATCAAGCTAATCCAAGTCCGTTACAAAATTTAGTATTTCAAACACCACAACAATCACATGTATCATCAGCTTCAGGGCAAAGTATGAATTCTCTGAATACCACTCATTTAAACTTGATTGAAACAAATGCGAAAAAAGTCAACAGTAATAAATCAATGTCATTTGGAGGCATAAGTGAGACGCCTGCATCAAATGGATATTCTACAACTCAGAAACCACTGCAGTTTTACCCTATACCGACAAATATAACGCATCAATCCAAATACGCAACACGTTCTCAACCCAATCTTGATACAGgatattcaagaaatgataagaataatgatCAACACATGCCTCCGTTTTTGACCTTTGTTCCTGAAAATCCGCAACTAGCCTACGATCAAGTCCCATCTACACTTTCTAACatgaataatattccaaCTAAGAGTTCCTTCAATAGACCTAACAACAATGGTATACAATCATTCGAATCGTTCCATCCACAAACttttaacaataacaaaaCGATAGATAATAAAAGCAGAAAGAGACCGGCATCGCTAAAAAAGCATTCCTCCAAGGTATTGGCAAGTAAAGACCACCCTATACTACTACAAACCTTAAAAGAACATAGCAAGACGAACAAATCAGCGATAGATAACACAGATATAAGTGGTGGTCAGAAAACTCGCTTTAACAATTATTCGAATGGCtctgaaattgaaacattctCAGGGTATGAAAAACCTACTCCTACCACCTCGGCATCAATTACACCCCATTATACAGAATCAAGCTTATATTCTGGCGCTAAACTCACAGGAGATGAATATAAAGAAACCATACTTCATGTGTTGGCCTCTGAATCGcataatgaaattgacCACACTTTATTTGCAAAACTATACCACCCACCACCAGATTTCGAcattaattttgaaattgatgaacaAGGCCATACACCTTTACACTGGGCAACGGCAATGGCAAATGTTCCATTAATTAAACTGctgattattttgaatgCCAACGCATTGCAATGCAATAGTTTGGGCTTTAATTGTGTAACAAAATCTGTTTTCTACAATAATTGTTACAAGGCGGGGAATTTTTCTGAAATTATATCAATTCTTAGGATCTGTCTCATTACACCAGATTCCAATGGGAGATTACCTTTGCATTATTTAGTCGAACTAAGCGTTAACAAGACTAAAGATCCAATAGTCATTCATTCATATATTGATATGATTTTACAGAGCTTGATGGAGCATGACTTTCCTGCTTTAAAAATGTGTTTGAATTATCAAGATACAATGGGTAATACTGTACTACATCTAGCAGCCTTAAAtgtaaatttggaattatgCAACAAATTATGTTATATGGGTGCATCTATGGATCTCCCAAATATTGACGATGAGACACCATCAACTATCCTGGCGAAGTTTAACATGGTGCCTCCGACAACATCTAACATCCATCgtattaaagaagaagatgcaTCGAACCAGCAAGTATTAAACGAGAAGATAATTTCAACAAGATATAATcctgaaattgataatagaACTATGTTGAAATCCGAGTCTTCAAGTAACAAGGAAAGCGTTAACACAAATAAAACTGAATCTCATCTAGTTGACAGCATTGATGTTACAGAGAATGATGATACACATTCAGAAACTCAACATCCGACAACAATTAATACTATACTAGATGAGCTTTCTCCAATGCATTCACTGGTAACGTCATCTGTTATCAAAGATACTAAACGTACTTCTCATATGCTACTAGAAAAGTCCCCTATGCTATATAAGAGGCGGTCTACTTTTAATGATAACAAGGATTCTAGTCTGCCAAACGGCACAATTCATATTGATAATACAAAAAAATCTCCAATAGAGGCCATTAAAAGACGGAAGGAAAGTAGACTAACAAAGATAGCAACAAGAATCACGCAGATAAGTACAAAACTAATGACTAACATCAACGTCGAAGATAATCAACTTTCTAATGAAATAGACACCAGAGAATCTGAGCTAGGAAAAATCAACCGCAGTTTATCAAGTAATAGAGAGCACGAATGCgaaatctttgaaaccCTGAATAAGGAGGATCAAGGTATAAATAGTTTGGAAGAATTGTCAGAAAAGAAGGAGGAGATGCAGACTGCAGTTAATTCTGCGAAACAAACTTTCATACAATCGATGGAAAAAGGACAAGCATTAAGTTTGGCTACACTTGCACAGGATGAAGAGTCAGAAGCAAACGTAGACGATGAAAGCCCCCGATTCGAATCACTAACTGTAGACTCTGATCGATTGAAATTTGCAATAGAGATGACTTTATTACAATTTAAGAGACGTTCAAGATTAAAGGGAATCACGGAAGCAAGATGCAAAATTAATACTTCCAgtaaaataaacaaatataGACAATTGATTGGAATGACAATTGAGAACATTGACTCCAAATTAGACGACATTGAGAAAGATCTTCGGGGTACCATATAA
- the LSM4 gene encoding U6 snRNA complex subunit LSM4 (ancestral locus Anc_7.410): MLPLYLLTNAKGQQMRVELKNGEIVEGKLTNVDNWMNLTLSNVSEYKSSDTIATPQTEVVKSTEIYVRGTFIKYINLQDDIIDIVKQQINNNMNNSNRDRKYQNNRYPSSGSRGNYRRDGNYSGGNRRNYNNNNQGNRRSYNQYNNQNKPNSSAMGGYVQQHTENNANYRHDGSHSNQNVEF; this comes from the coding sequence ATGTTACCGCTGTATTTGCTTACTAACGCAAAGGGCCAACAAATGCGTgtggaattgaaaaatgggGAAATAGTAGAAGGTAAACTAACTAACGTTGATAATTGGATGAATTTGACTTTATCTAATGTCAGTGAATATAAGAGTTCTGATACAATTGCTACTCCTCAAACTGAAGTTGTAAAATCTACTGAGATTTATGTTAGAGGTACgtttatcaaatatattaatcTACAGGATGATATCATTGACATTGTAAAGcaacaaattaataataatatgaacAATAGCAATAGAGACAGAAAATATCAGAATAATAGATATCCTTCTAGTGGAAGTAGAGGTAATTATAGGAGAGATGGTAATTATAGTGGTGGCAATAGGAGAAAttataacaacaacaatcaaGGTAACCGTCGTTCCTACAACCAATATaataatcaaaataaaCCAAATAGTAGTGCCATGGGCGGTTATGTTCAACAGCACACTGAAAACAATGCAAACTATAGACATGATGGTAGCCATTCAAACCAAAATGTAGAATTCTAA
- the TMN3 gene encoding Tmn3p (ancestral locus Anc_7.411) yields MRVRNRALVLTLLCLISIYILFGKGVYQRSRKGSILENSGWLRPNYYSKGDPVELIVNKVESDLTQLPYAYYDLPFTCPPTMHKKPLHLSLNEIIRGDRKWQSDYILNFGEDDQCHILCTRKTTKEGMKEAQELVKNGYVVQWLIDDELPAVTTFISTTDHKKYYASGFPLGFVDPETGKTYLNTHVMIVIRYNTVDTNKHTIFGFELYPKSTVDFHCPGASKDYEQYELVVPENDDDLTFIPFTYSVYWREEYLVDWEHRWDLYLNAGELSNDKSKQFHWISLANSFGIVFLISSITAVILYRTFKISRRSFSDISKEEDDKGSIYVVARKWLLNEQTPLANVLIIFVSMGVQFLFTVLGSLIISCSLKKLHNVRDSVLTMGLLCFVTGAFMASFTGAHLLKSREEMCSESQMKPTRYYPVFALLCGSLLPSFVMLVALLLNSIVWAHDSTHALPFGTVLFLISVYFVVCIPLSLLGGYIAVKSTNSKPSFSFSIGNYSDRIFVYKTITMSPSVLINRPLSSLAILAGGLFPFIIIYVELQYVYKSLWLEKTTFYYFYGFLLANILLLCIVICEISIIGTFILLNSADKNSNNWRWTSFQIGASCAFYMEVYSLYYVFFILNIRGFSSIFISVCYGTLFNIMCGCATGSIACLTSHWFVQKIYKMKYHK; encoded by the coding sequence ATGAGGGTAAGAAATAGAGCATTGGTTCTGACACTACTTTGCCTCATCTctatttatattttatttggaaaGGGTGTGTACCAGCGATCTCGAAAGGGTTCTATCCTAGAAAATTCTGGTTGGTTACGCCCTAACTATTATTCGAAAGGAGACCCTGTTGAGTTAATTGTCAACAAGGTTGAGTCAGATTTAACTCAGCTTCCCTATGCATATTACGATCTACCCTTCACATGTCCGCCAACAATGCATAAGAAACCTTTGCATCTTTCCttgaatgaaataattCGTGGAGATCGTAAGTGGCAAAGTGATTACATTTTAAACTTTGGCGAAGATGATCAATGTCATATTCTATGTACGAGGAAAACAACGAAAGAGGGAATGAAGGAAGCCCAAGAATTGGTAAAGAACGGATATGTTGTCCAGTGGTTAATTGACGATGAACTACCAGCGGTAACGACTTTTATTTCTACCACTGATCACAAGAAGTACTATGCTTCAGGATTCCCATTGGGCTTTGTCGATCCAGAAACAGGAAAAACATATTTAAATACACATGTTATGATCGTTATCAGATACAACACGGTTGACACTAACAAACACacaatttttggattcGAACTATATCCAAAATCCACTGTAGACTTTCATTGTCCTGGTGCATCTAAAGATTACGAACAATATGAACTCGTTGTACCggagaatgatgatgatctCACTTTTATTCCATTCACATATTCCGTTTATTGGAGGGAAGAGTATTTAGTTGATTGGGAACATAGGTGGGATCTATATCTGAATGCCGGGGAACTTTCCAATGATAAGAGCAAGCAATTCCACTGGATTAGTTTGGCCAATTCATTTGGTATTGTCTTTctaatatcttcaattacTGCTGTTATCTTATACAGAACGTTCAAAATTTCTCGAAGATCCTTTTCTGATATTAGtaaagaggaagatgataagGGATCCATTTATGTAGTGGCAAGGAAATGGCTTCTTAATGAACAGACACCACTAGCAAATgtattgataatttttgTCTCTATGGGAGTTcaatttttatttactgTTCTGGGATCATTAATCATATCCTGTTCCTTGAAAAAGTTACACAATGTGAGAGATTCTGTATTGACGATGGGACTCCTGTGTTTTGTTACTGGGGCCTTTATGGCCTCCTTTACAGGTGCTCATCTATTAAAAAGCAGAGAAGAAATGTGTTCAGAGTCGCAAATGAAACCAACTAGATACTATCCAGTATTTGCATTATTATGCGGATCACTATTACCAAGCTTTGTAATGCTCGTGGCCCTTCTCTTGAACTCAATTGTCTGGGCGCATGATTCCACTCATGCGTTACCATTTGGGACAGTCCTATTTTTGATTTCGGTCTATTTTGTGGTTTGCATTCCTCTAAGTTTGCTAGGTGGGTATATAGCTGTAAAATCGACAAACAGCAAGCCTTCTTTCTCATTTAGCATTGGGAATTATTCCGATAGGATCTTTGTCTATAAGACTATAACCATGAGCCCATCGGTGCTAATAAACAGACCACTTTCATCACTAGCAATCTTGGCCGGTGGTTTATTTCCctttattataatatacGTTGAGCTTCAATATGTCTACAAGTCCTTATGGTTGGAGAAAACTACATTTTACTATTTCTATGGTTTTTTGTTGGCTAATATTCTCTTACTTTGCATTGTAATATGTGAAATATCTATCATTGGTACATTTATTTTACTTAATTCAGCAGACAAGAACTCTAACAATTGGAGATGGACCAGTTTTCAGATTGGTGCTAGCTGTGCATTTTATATGGAGGTGTACTCACTCTATTACGTCTTCTTTATCCTTAACATCCGTGGGTTCTCAtccattttcatttctGTGTGCTACGGTACACTGTTTAATATAATGTGTGGATGCGCAACGGGATCAATTGCATGCTTAACCAGCCATTGGTTTGTGCAGAAAATTTATAAGATGAAATACCATAAGTAA
- the BOI2 gene encoding Boi2p (ancestral locus Anc_7.413) — MSSKKDSTLEQLNSTSPSRIRNASIESSSYSGNFHPEDAKSYPMYICINEYTKRMEDELDMRPGDKIQVLIDDEEYDDGWYFGRNLRTQEEGLYPVTFTQIISVEKKPRLMRAKSVKRLYSPHDANGSSTLSLDDSTSELPTPQPLETAATVSIQNAKPIDRELSLKTTIHDIDKALKDFQNDDSFEIPDTSQTSNGYDSPSYNNDTNISSTADLNVNEITNRLQESKGLGKSNLGNDTSEIGDVLDPANAEQWTPEEVTAYFIKSGFDAESASKFQQHKISGKILLELELAHLRELDINSFGTRFEIFKEIENIKEAINTAYLSKAKATSRHANELSKRSSQLMPPAKVDLQNTNKGTSSTNAGRSLDPLQENTDQYAGASKHRPASLMMNGSSQRIQKDLLSAPNMVENIVKDESIFTSPRRAPKPPSYPSPVQPQSSPMIGGKSHVASPPESRNFSPSTAFRSTSTREDMTPNDKSNDVSRFNNTVTVPQILTTSSSTTTNSSSRNDSSSRLNQSTNRTSVLFTGQNRNSNGISYTETSKRTSMLPRINTHPDTDKSAYIEEEDFDDAGTIERATSSIYGESIKEDPERPSNDNRRSSAYFSAKNDEELVSPSSASKKKKKKNRASFITSPFRHQFTENATRTTPKDEEKEKKGNGSNSLTPTPKGNVSPGKKSISTNELNRRSVSAKDTKPNEFSSTVYLGDEKQQRSVSEAVKGKKLQQQTMRTRTVSKKQQTSAFQEGIRTISVKEAQKDADFSGWMNKKGSGTMSGWKRRYFVLHGTRLSYFSNMNDTRERGLIDITAHRVVPAREDDTIVSLFAATTGKGRYCFKLIPPQPGSKKGLTFTQPRVHYFAVDSKEEMRAWMARLIKTTIDIDTNEPVISTCATPTVSLVRAQEMLAEAREETRAREQQMMLNEEDEDQMLWEQQQKSQHSKTDSNKDDRSNVHDDMATNDTQRASDDDGALSTPNLSSYTGTTATSNGFASPYLLASGVLSPKVGRSNSTRVTKDHKKEEFIHGERL, encoded by the coding sequence ATGAGTTCCAAGAAAGATTCCACCTTAGAACAATTAAACAGTACCTCTCCTTCTAGGATAAGAAATGCATCTATTGAATCATCGTCATACAGTGGTAATTTTCATCCTGAAGATGCTAAAAGTTATCCAATGTACATTTGTATCAACGAGTATACAAAGAGAATGGAAGATGAGCTGGATATGAGACCTGGAGACAAGATTCAAGTGcttattgatgatgaagaatatgatgatgGCTGGTACTTCGGCCGTAATTTGAGAACTCAAGAGGAGGGGCTATATCCCGTTACATTTACACAGATCATTAGTGTAGAGAAGAAACCAAGATTAATGCGAGCCAAATCTGTGAAGAGATTATATAGTCCTCACGATGCTAATGGTTCTTCAACGTTATCTCTTGATGATTCTACCAGTGAACTTCCAACACCACAGCCATTAGAAACAGCTGCAACTGTCTCAATTCAAAATGCCAAGCCCATAGATAGAGAATTGTCATTAAAAACAACTATACATGATATCGATAAGGCACTAAAAGATTTTCAAAACGACGACTCCTTCGAAATACCTGATACTTCACAAACATCCAATGGCTACGATTCGCCAAGCTATAACAATGAcacaaatatttcttcaaccGCCGATCTAAATGTAAATGAGATAACGAACAGATTACAGGAGTCCAAAGGATTGGGTAAAAGTAATTTAGGGAATGACACGTCAGAAATTGGGGACGTTTTGGATCCAGCGAATGCAGAACAGTGGACGCCAGAGGAGGTAACTGCatattttatcaaatcGGGATTCGATGCTGAATCCGCatcaaaatttcaacaacatAAAATATCAGGAAAGATATTATTAGAACTCGAATTAGCTCACTTAAGAGAATTGGATATAAATTCATTCGGTACACGTTTCGAAATCTTTAAAGAGATTGAAAACATAAAAGAGGCCATTAATACAGCTTACTTAAGCAAAGCAAAGGCAACATCTAGACATGCCAATGAGTTATCCAAAAGGTCCAGCCAATTAATGCCGCCTGCCAAAGTTGATCTGCAAAACACCAACAAAGGTACATCATCGACAAATGCAGGAAGATCATTAGATCCATTACAGGAGAATACCGATCAATATGCCGGCGCATCGAAACATAGACCTGCAtctttaatgatgaatGGTTCGAGCCAAAGAATACAGAAGGATTTACTCTCTGCTCCAAACATGgtagaaaatattgttaaagATGAAAGCATATTTACATCTCCAAGGAGGGCTCCTAAACCACCATCTTACCCAAGCCCAGTCCAACCTCAAAGTTCTCCAATGATTGGTGGAAAATCGCATGTGGCTTCACCACCAGAATCTCGTAACTTTTCTCCTTCAACTGCCTTCAGAAGCACATCGACAAGGGAGGATATGACACCAAATGACAAATCAAATGATGTCTCTCGTTTCAACAATACAGTTACGGTTCCACAGATTCTTACTacatcttcttctactacaacaaattcatcatccagAAATGATTCAAGTTCCAGATTGAATCAAAGTACTAACAGAACATCAGTTCTTTTTACGGGACAGAATAGAAACAGCAATGGAATATCTTACACAGAAACGAGTAAACGAACATCCATGTTACCTCGGATCAATACTCATCCAGATACTGACAAAAGTGCATAtatagaagaagaagattttgatgaCGCTGGAACTATCGAAAGAGCCACCTCTAGTATATACGGTGAAAGCATAAAAGAGGATCCTGAACGCCCTTCGAATGATAATAGAAGAAGTTCAGCATATTTCTCAGCGAAGAATGACGAAGAACTTGTCTCTCCCTCAAGTGCTtctaagaaaaagaaaaagaaaaatagaGCATCCTTTATCACAAGTCCATTTAGACATCAATTTACAGAAAATGCCACACGAACAACGCcaaaagatgaagagaaggaaaaaaaaggaaatggaTCAAATTCCTTGACTCCAACTCCAAAAGGGAATGTTTCGCCAGGTAAGAAGAGtatttcaacaaatgaattgaatagAAGATCCGTAAGCGCAAAGGATACTAAGCCCAATGAATTTTCTAGCACAGTTTACTTGGGAGATGAGAAACAGCAAAGGTCAGTAAGTGAAGCTGTGAAGGGCAAGAAACTACAGCAGCAAACAATGAGGACTAGGACAGTATCTAAAAAACAGCAGACATCAGCCTTCCAAGAGGGTATAAGGACAATTTCAGTTAAGGAGGCCCAGAAAGATGCTGACTTTTCAGGTTGGATGAACAAAAAAGGTAGTGGTACAATGAGCGGATGGAAAAGAAGGTATTTTGTTCTACATGGAACGAGATTGTCatacttttcaaatatgaATGACACAAGAGAAAGAGGGTTGATCGATATAACTGCCCATCGTGTAGTTCCAGCTAGGGAAGATGACACTATTGTATCATTATTTGCAGCCACAACAGGGAAAGGAAGGtattgtttcaaattaatCCCGCCCCAGCCAGGGTCGAAGAAGGGATTGACATTTACTCAACCTCGTGTACATTACTTTGCAGTGGATAGCAAAGAGGAAATGAGAGCATGGATGGCTAGATTAATTAAGACCACCATCGACATTGATACAAACGAACCAGTGATTAGTACTTGTGCAACCCCAACTGTATCTTTGGTGAGAGCACAGGAAATGTTGGCCGAAGCTCGTGAGGAGACAAGAGCAAGGGAGCAACAAATGATGCTAAATGAGGAGGATGAAGATCAAATGTTGTGggaacaacaacagaaaAGCCAACATAGTAAAACTGATAGCAACAAAGATGATCGTAGTAATGTTCATGACGATATGGCAACCAACGATACGCAACGCGCctctgatgatgatggagCACTTTCTACCCCTAATTTATCGTCATACACCGGAACAACTGCCACATCTAATGGGTTTGCTAGTCCTTATTTATTAGCATCAGGTGTGTTATCTCCAAAGGTTGGAAGAAGTAATAGTACTCGTGTAACTAAAGACCataagaaagaagaattcATACATGGCGAGAGGCTATAG
- the SPR6 gene encoding Spr6p (ancestral locus Anc_7.415): protein MGKEESYMCPIIPRQANHYLHFRIGSSSLGPWYETNPLPRIEDTPNTSRKVKISLLKGSTLDPIQESRSMTLSKRERTVKKKKTHLLKFMAEHRKTERPCAVENNLTSDYLPIRYGLFSGLKDTRRAHCRFKRLPAANLHVACLCRQVPVISSPLHQSYTPPQPARRSKRENKGPDMKLYKYV, encoded by the coding sequence ATGGGAAAAGAGGAGTCATACATGTGCCCAATAATACCTCGACAGGCAAACCATTACCTTCATTTTAGGATAGGATCAAGTTCTCTCGGTCCATGGTATGAAACGAACCCATTACCAAGAATCGAAGACACACCCAATACTTCACGAAAGGTAAAGATTTCACTATTAAAGGGATCCACTTTAGACCCCATACAAGAGTCAAGATCTATGACTTTGTCTAAAAGAGAGAGAACAGtcaaaaagaagaagactcACCTACTCAAGTTTATGGCAGAACATCGTAAAACAGAGAGGCCTTGTGCGGTGGAAAACAACTTAACATCTGACTATCTTCCTATCAGATATGGACTATTTAGTGGTTTAAAGGATACTAGACGAGCTCACTGCAGGTTTAAAAGATTACCTGCGGCAAACTTACATGTTGCTTGTTTATGCAGACAAGTTCCCGTCATTTCTAGTCCACTTCACCAAAGTTATACTCCTCCTCAACCTGCTAGGAGATctaaaagagaaaataaagGTCCTGACATgaaattatataaatatgtaTGA
- the SLX8 gene encoding SUMO-targeted ubiquitin ligase complex subunit SLX8 (ancestral locus Anc_7.416): MGKLRSDGPSKDEPEPREKESVKRRRIDNDHHNEATTGVNDEEESIDVLDNDDDSVEIVHENAAPASPEDLLIRALEEGLAETPSMEDNLHETNATATPALNTDNTQGQTAENIDESVVINSQPVTSNTRTPTGVSAASSVVTPRVLDTSGFDPLIEAIDLEAAEQQVIQIPDDEIEDEIQRGKKQETYRPVTEYRCPICMDPPETALIAPCGHVFCCDCLFQMVNSSRTYRKDGHCALCRKEVRLRDVKLIILRKKRIKKVA, translated from the coding sequence ATGGGTAAGCTGAGGTCAGATGGTCCAAGCAAGGATGAACCTGAACCTCGAGAAAAAGAAAGCgtgaagagaagaagaatagaTAACGATCACCATAATGAAGCTACTACGGGTGTtaatgatgaggaagaatcTATAGATGTTTTAgataatgatgacgatTCAGTGGAAATAGTCCATGAAAATGCTGCACCAGCATCCCCGGAGGACTTGTTAATTAGGGCATTGGAAGAAGGACTTGCAGAAACACCGTCGATGGAGGACAATTTACATGAGACAAATGCTACAGCAACACCGGCTCTAAACACAGATAACACTCAAGGTCAGACAGCTGAGAATATAGACGAAAGTGTAGTTATAAATTCCCAACCAGTCACGTCTAACACTAGAACGCCAACTGGCGTGTCCGCTGCATCATCTGTAGTAACGCCAAGAGTTCTTGATACATCAGGATTTGATCCGTTGATTGAGGCCATAGATCTTGAAGCAGCGGAACAACAAGTAATCCAAATTCccgatgatgaaattgaggatgaaattcaaagaggaaagaaacaagaaacgTATAGGCCTGTAACGGAATATCGCTGTCCCATTTGCATGGATCCACCTGAAACTGCCTTGATTGCTCCTTGTGGACATGTGTTTTGCTGTGATTGTTTATTCCAAATGGTGAATAGTTCAAGAACGTATAGAAAGGATGGTCACTGTGCTTTATGTAGGAAAGAAGTAAGATTAAGAGATGTGAAACTGATAATActaagaaagaaaagaataaaaaaagtCGCTTAA
- the RPL23B gene encoding 60S ribosomal protein uL14 (ancestral locus Anc_7.417) — protein MSGNGAQGTKFRISLGLPTGAIMNCADNTGARNLYILAVKGSGSRLNRLPAASLGDMVMATVKKGKPELRKKVMPAIVVRQSKSWRRKDGVYLYFEDNAGVIANPKGEMKGSAITGPVGKECADLWPRVASNSGVVV, from the exons ATGTCAGGTAACGGTGCTCAAGGTACTAAATTCAGAATTTCT TTAGGTTTGCCAACCGGTGCTATCATGAACTGTGCCGATAACACTGGTGCTAGAAACTTGTACATCTTAGCTGTCAAGGGTTCTGGTTCTAGATTAAACAGATTGCCAGCTGCCTCCTTAGGTGATATGGTTATGGCCACTGTTAAGAAGGGTAAGCCAGAATTGAGAAAGAAGGTTATGCCAGCTATCGTTGTTCGTCAATCCAAGTCTTGGAGAAGAAAGGACGGTGTCTACTTATactttgaagataatgCTGGTGTCATTGCTAACCCAAAGGGTGAAATGAAGGGTTCTGCCATTACCGGTCCAGTTGGTAAGGAATGTGCCGATTTATGGCCAAGAGTTGCTTCCAACTCCGGTGTTGTTGTTTAA